In the genome of Ovis canadensis isolate MfBH-ARS-UI-01 breed Bighorn chromosome 21, ARS-UI_OviCan_v2, whole genome shotgun sequence, the window ggCCAGATCCTAACCTCTGCACCATCAGGAACTCCCTGTAGCTCGCTTGCAGATTTATGATCCATCTTGAGTTAACTTTTATGTATGGTGTGAAACATTGTGGACATGAGCCCAACACACGTTAGGTTCTACGCACTCTATAGGTTTACATAGTCAGGtagttttcatattaaaaatttattcGAGTCTGAAAACAGCAAATGCTGAagctgtggagaaaatggaaccctcctgcactgttggtggaaatgtaaattggggTAGCCACAATGGAAACCAGTGTGAGATTTCCTTAATTTAATAAAAGTAGAGtcactgtatgacccagcaatcttggacatatatccagacagaattctaatttgaaaagataaatgtacctcagtgttcacagcaagTGTCTGCAGTAGCCGAGACACGGAAGCAGCCTCAGTGTCCGTCAGAAGAGGGGCGGATGGAGTCGTGGTTAGTGGGGCTTGCTCGGCCGCGAAAAGAGCGGGTGATGCCGTTTGCAGCCACATGGGTGAAGCTGGAGCTTATCACGctgagtggagtaagtcagacagggaaagacaaacatcatagcACTCATGTGGAATCCAAGAAACGACACAGACGAGCTTGTTTACGAAACAGAAGCGGACTCAGACACCAGAACAGACTGGGGGCTGCCAAGGAGGGCGGGGCAGACGGGGGCAGCCGGGAGTCTGGAATCGGAAGGAGGATGGGTGAAAACAGAGCCCTGCTGTCTGTCGCAGGGACTGTGTTCAGCGTCCTGTGACGGACCATGATGGGAAAGAGTGTGCGCGAGAACAGGCGTGCTTAGCGGTCCCTTTGCTGTGCAGCGGAAATTACCATCGTAAGTCAGTGGTACTTCACCAAAGTTCGTCTGCTCTTTTGAGGCACCGGCAGACCTATCTGCGCTTCTCAGACAACTGTGTGTTTACAAACGAAAGGCTTGTGGCCTCCATGCACTACAGGGGGCAGTCAGCGTTTTTAGGAGTAGAGTGTCTTTTGAGTTAGGTCCACGGACACTGAGCAGGCCACAGTGCCGCGTAACGTAGCCGGAACGAGCCTGGGTCAGCCGAGCCCAGTGACTGGCTCCATTGTGACGGGCGCTTTATTCTGGAGATGAACCTGTGCTGTCTCCCAGGTATGCCTGTAATGATTTGAAGTTTCACctttttattgtgaaaataaGGCACTCTGATCGTAGACAGTGTGGAAGCAGAGGCCAGCACGGAGACAGGCAGCTAGAGCCTGCTCCCGGGTCGCCCTGGCCTCTGCTCCTCCGCGTGTGTGACGCTCAGTCACGTCTTGTGTTTCACTGGACCCTGACCTCTCGTGTGTTCGGGGCCCATGTCTCCCCTAACCGCACCCCGTCAGGCCCCTGGAGCCTGTGAGCGGCAGCAGCATCTCCCACCCTGACGGGGCCGTCTTCCCCAACCTCCCGAGGGGCCGCAGTCACCCGACCCCTCTGTGGATGCGCCGAGGATTCTCACTTGGGCCGTTACAGATAACACGGTGGGCAGCGACACCAGACACAAGGGTTCCTGCAGGTGTGATTGTGCTCGCTTGATCCCAGGAAGGAAGCCGCCAGATGAGAGTGTGGACGTGTGTCCAGGGTCGTCAGGCTGTCTGCCTCTGAGTGGGTTCCTTAAATAGGGTGGTGAGGCTGGGCACCCCCTGCCCAGGAAGGCTGGCTGCTCAGCACGTGCAGGACTGTGGCCTCGGGTGGGCAACCACTCCCGGAACCGTGACTGGGAGCCGTGACCCGGGGCCGTGACCCAGTCTGTCCTTCCCTGCAGGACTGGAAGGACCACCAGCACATGTGTGGCCAGCCTGCAGCTGTCACCGTCCAGGGGGACGACGTCCACGTCGGCGAGGGCGTGATCGAGAAAGTCACCGTGTGAGGGCCCGTGGGGCCTCTGCGGCCAGGAAGGACCCTGGAGGACAGGGGACTCTGAGGACAAGGAGGAACTTGCTGGCCAAGTTACAAGTGGACGCCGGGTGACCGGTGCCCTCGGCGGCACGCTCCCGGTGCCGAGCTCCGGGACTGGGCGCTGGCCTCTCCGTGGCTGCTGGTGGACACGGCCTGGGCCCCGATGCCCGGTGGACACGGCCTGAGCCCCGATGCCTGGTGGACGCGGCCTGGGCCCCGATGCCCGGTGGGCGCGGCCTGGGCCCCGATGCTCGTGGTGCTTTTTTTAATCCCGTGGATCATGAGCGTCCAATCCTCCCTACGGGTGTGTCGTGTTCTGTAACACGCGTGTACATATCTGTGTCTTGTCAATAAAGTCGACACCCCTGTCCCACCCGGACAGGTGACTCCAGTCCTGACCTCCCCAGGGGGCTGTTCTTGGTGCAGCTCAGAAGTCTTGAACGGAAGGGGCCCTGCCCGGCGGTGGTCCCAGAGCCACCAGCCAGGAAGGCCAAGCCCCACTGTCCAGGCTCGGGGGAGACAAGGTGCCCTGGCCTGCCACCCTCCTCTGCAAGGGTGCACCGGGCCACTGGGGACCTGCCCAGCACGGCTACTGCCCAAGCCCAGCAGTCCCACCCAGCACGGCAGCAGCCTGGGGCCTGGTCCCCGCGGCTTCCTGAGCCCACCTGTGGCCAGCGCCACTTCTGGGGGAGCCCTGGGTCTACGGCACCCCCTCTTCTCTGCACTGAGGAGGTAGGGGCTCTGCCCCAGTCACAGACTCTGACCCCGATGCTTTCCCCCTGGACGATTCTGCCGCATTCATCTCCCAGGTCCTGTTTCCAGAAGGTTCTTCTCAGTCCATAGCACATGGCCTTTGGGGATGCCACTGGCTCCGGGTGAGCCCAGGGGGTGGCTGGAGGCCCGAGGGAGGGGGCTGTGAGCCCAGAAGCCCCAGGGCCCGTCCCCACACCCGGCTTGGCTGCAGGTGACAGAGGGCCCTGCCCCCAGAAGCCTCTGCCAGCCCTCTGCTTGGCCTCCACAGACTAAGTGGGTTTATTTGGGCTTTATTTACCTGGTCTTCACATCTCTCCActgcctcagggaaggccaggccTGGCCTCCTGGGGTTTACACAGCTAAGAGGGCTGTGGAGGCCTGTCAGCCTCGGCAGGAGGAGCTGGGGATGGCTGCACCTCTGGAAGGAGTCCCCCCAAACATGAAAAGGCTAAAGCGGCAACAGAGGCGGGCACGAAGCCCACAGGCAAAGGGTGGCAGGTCCTTCCCTGATGTCCAGCTCCGGCCAGGGGCCCCTGCAAGCAGTGCAGCGGTCTCTGGGCCAGGCCCTGCAGGGAGGCCATCCTGGGCAAGGGTTTCCTGGGATGGGGCAGCTTCTCCTCAGGACAGAAGCCTGGGGACCCTGTGTTTGGGGGGCACTTTCCAAAACGTATGGTTTCTGAGCCTGTGAAGCTGTCTCTGGGTCGTGCTGGACGTCAGGAGGTTTCCAGAAACTCCCCGGCACCAAGCATGGGTTGCACCCTCACTTCCATGTCAGCGCTTCCGACGGCATCACCTTCTGAGCGCACCTCCCACCAGACGCAGCCCCCAGGGGACAGGGCAGGGCCGGCGTCTGTCAGCACAGCACAGTGGCCATCAGGATGCTGGTCCTCTGCTGAGGCGAGGAGACGCGCGGCATCAGTGGGCCTGCCCAGTGCTGGGACCCTCGAGGCACCTGCTGGGGCCCCGGGTCCGCCAGACTCGGGCATCTGCACCCGTGCCCACCGTGCCCCTCCCATGCCCAGCTTGCCCTCCATTTCCAGCTTGTCCCCTTCTTGGAGTCTGTGCACAGGGCCAGCGGGGACGGCCCAGGGACGGCAGCAGGCTCCAGCGCATCCGCGTCCCCACCCCCACGAGAGGTGCACTTACTGGCCTGGCCTACCAGGGGCGCGGTCACCCTGTCCCCAGCACAGATGAGAAGGGGGCAGAGATGGGGACGTGGCCTCTCTCCACGCAGACCCTGGGGGTGGGCAGAGCAGCTGGTATCCACACTGGGTGCGGCTGCTGCCAGCAGAGATCCTCCTGGCGACAGCAGAAGCTAGCTCTGACCACCGGAAGTGACCGCAGGAGGCCCAACAGGTGCACGGCAGACACGGGCTTCAGGGCGCGGGTGTGGCCTGTGGACCTGCGGGACGTGGACCCAGGCGGCAGGGCCAGCGGCCACAGTCAGGGCCCCTGCTCCCgtcctgaccctgaccctgaccctgccGTCAGCCCAGCGGGTCCCTCCTAGTCTTCACTTCAAGTCTGAGGTTCTCAGAGGGATCATCAGCACAGCTCTGGAGCAGGCATCCTGCCTGGGCTTGGTTGTACCATCTGGGGCCCTCCCTGGGCATAGTGGCTCCCCCTGGGTTTGGGGGACCCTCTCTGGGCACTGGGGCTCCTCCCTGGGCGAGACCCAGGGTACCTGCTGTGGCTGTCCTCTTGTTTGGAAGGGGAGGAGCTGCCGGAGGCTGGAGCAGCTGCAGGGCCAGAGTCCCGCCCAGGGCCCCTCCCTCTGTGTCAGCCCCTGCCATGCAGGCAGTGTCCTGCACTGGCCCCTGTTCCTCTGCTTGGCTTCCTGAGGGCAAGTCTCTCCCAGGGTGATGCTGACAGGCTGGTCCTGTGGGCGGTCAGgggaggcttcttggaggaggtggcagctgagcccttgagaaggaaagggTGCTCGCCCACAGAGGGGACGGGCAGCCCCTCTTTTCGTGGAATAGTTTAACATCCTGAGGTTGGGCCTGATGCTGTCACCTCACAGCCCACAGGAGCGCCTTCCGGAGAAGGACTTGGCACCCAGTTGTGGCCAGCTCAGTGGTCAGTGTCCCTGCCCAGAGTGCTCAGCCACAGCACTGGGCAGCAGCTTGGCACCCACGACAGGGGCTGAGAGGGCCCAGGTGAAGTCCAGGAGGGGCTGCCTCAGGTTACGGGGGTCACGCTGCGGCGGGGGGCAGGCAGGTAGCTAGCTGCTCTGGCCTGGTCCTGGCCACGTGGCAGAGGATGGCTGAGCGGGTGTGTGCTTGGCCCTCCCTGAGCCCACCCAGCCCCCCGGCCCTTCTCCTGGGCTTCGGGCATTGGGGGGCAGGCCGGGAGCTGCGTTCTGACCTGGAGGGGGCTGCCAAAGTGGGGGCAAGGCTGGTGGACGGGCCACCAGGACAAGGGAGGCGGCCGCTGGCCCGGGAGCAGAGTCGGGTGGAGTGTGTGCAGGAGGGTGTGAGCCCAGGCAGCCCTCCCAGGTCGCAGGCGCCCGTCCCCAGCATGCACCTTCCTGATGCCCCGCTGCTCAGCCCAGGGCTCAGCCAGGACCTTCCTCGAAGGAGGGAAAGGGTTAACTGGCCAGATGGGGCCAGTGGGGATGCCTCCTCCTCGCCTCCACCAAAGCCTTCCCAGCAGGTGACCGGGATCTGTTTAATTACTCCTACAAAGCCCCAGGCGAGGCGGTCCGGCCGGGCGAGGCCGCGCGGCGCTCTGTCAGCAGCAGAGGCGCAGAGCCTTGCGAAAGACGGTGCGGAACTCGGCGTTGAAGACGGTGTAGATGACGGGGTTCAGGGCGCTGTTGACGTATCCCAGCCAGGTGACCGCGCTGACCAGCCGCGGCGACACGGCGCACGCGGGACACAGCGCCCGCGTGATGTGCACCACGAAGAAGGGAGTCCAGCAGAGCAGGAAGGcccctgggggcggggcgggcggggtcACGGCCACGCCCCCCACCCTGGGCACCGTGCCCCCTCCGCCGCGCCCCCCGGGGCCGGTACCCACCGACCACCACGGGCAGGACCCTCATAGCTTTGCGCTCCCGGCCTGTGATCTTGGCACGTCTCCTCCTGCGGGCCTGAGGCGAGGGTTCGGCCGCAACGGCGTCGGGGGGCGCGACGGCgtccggggcgggggcggcgtcGGGGGTCgggccgggggcggcggcggcggccgggctGGCGTCCGGCGCGGGCGGCCCGGGGCCGCTGGGCCGGCGGGGCGCACGGCCGTGCAGCTTGGCGCGGCGCGCCGCCTCCCAGCGCCGCAGGCCGCGGAACGTGGCCCAGTAGAGCAGCAGCATGAGCGGGCAGGGCAGGAAGAAGGAGCACACGGACGAGTACACCACGTAGTCGCGGTCCTCCAGGCGGCACACGGAGGGGTCGCGGCCGCGCGCGTCGTTGAGGCCGCACAGCACGggcgccgccaccgccgccgacAGCAGCCACGTGGCGCCGATGAGCAGCAGCTGCCGGCCGCCGCGGCTCTGGCGGTTGTAGCGCAGGGGCACGGCCACGGCCACGAACCTGCGGGGAGCGCGGTgagggcggcggggcggggcggcccgACGGGGCGCGCCCACGGCCACGAACCCGCGGGGAGGGCGGCGGGGCGGCTTACCTGTCCACGCTGATGGCGCACAGGTTGAATATGGAGGCCGTGCACAGCATGACGTCCATGGCCATGAGCGCGTCGCAGAGGCCGGGGCTCAGCAGCCACACGCCGCCCTGCACCTGAGCACGGGGAGGAGCCGCGGCAACGGTAGTCGCGGGAAGCTgacctcccgccccgcccccgagATGTCTTCCTGACCCCCGCTGCTGCGGGCAGCGAGGGGGCTGAATAACGGGAGGAGTCGCTCCCCGGAAAGCAGGGcggtcctcccctcccctcaggcCGGGCGCCTGAGAGAGACCTCCCACCTTCCTGTTAGAACCGGGAAACGCCTTCGGATTGGAGCGGGTTTCGGGCGGCGTAGGCAACGGCGGGCTGTGATCCCTGATGCTCAGGGTGCGCGGGGCCCCTCCCTGCCGGTGGGGGCCTTGCTGCCCTAGAGCGGGAGCCCAGCACCCACCCCCGTCTCCAGCAGACCGCGCAGTTGGCCTGTCTGCTGAAACTCTGCCTCTGGGACTCTGGACAGGTCATCCCACTCTCGGCCCTGCACGCCTGAAGTGAGGGCAACCGTAGCGTCCACATCATTGTTAGGAAGTAGTAGTCTCGGCCCCTGTGCCCAGCGCCCCCACCAAGGGCAAAGGAGCAGACAGCCGCCCCTTCTAAATCTCCTCCTGCTGATTTGGGACGATTAGGAGCTTAAGAGCCGTCACTGTGACGTCTGTCTACAGCTCGGGTGGGGGGGCAGTAGGTCATGCCCGTCCTTGTCCTGCTGGcctctctgcccagccctgcctggaCTCACCCTCCACCTTAGAAAACcatgcctcccctccccccacagccCGGGACACCGCGTCCCCAACCCAGCCTAAGCAGCTTTTCTCTGCCCAAACTGCAGAGTGGACATGGCTGACACCAAGGGGGACCCACCCGAGGGCCAGGACCTGACCTGGGTGTGGCGGTTCCCGGACCCAGGTTCTGGCAAAGGCCCTTCCCCAGCCCGAGTGGGCGTGCCCTGCACCTCCAAGAAGGGTCCCTCCTGCTGTGAGCCACGTCAGCGCAGGAGTGAGGGTGCCCTGCCCGGGTCGTGCACACGAGTGACGCGTGGTCCTGTGGCCTCGTGGGGTGACCTCTGTGTCTCTGCCCCAGGGGAGCCGGTGTGGGGTAAGCCTGCCTCTGCCAGTCTAGCCAGCTGGCTCCCCTGGGGGGACTGGAACCCAGcggagggggctgggagggggctgtCTGGACTCCCAAAGCCGTCTCTTACTGGGGTCTGTGCTTGAAGAACAGAAGCATCTCTTGGGTAACTGACATAGAAGGCGACGCGGAGAGAGGGACAGAGCGGGAGGGCTGACGGACAgcgggatgggggaggggagcgaGGTTCAGAGGGGACCCGGCTCCGGTCGTCCTGGGACCTGCGCAGCGCCCAGCTCCAGGATCCTGAGAAGCCAAGCGGCGGGGTCGGGCTCGGTCCTCCGTGTGGACGGGACAGGGGATCCGGAGCGGGTGAGGGTGTGCGTGCGGGGGCGACGCGGGCTCACCTCGGAGTAGACGAAGAGGGGCAGCACCAGCAGGGCGAGGAGCAGGTCGGCGGCCGCCAGACTCACGATGAAGTAGTTAGTGGGCGTCTGCAGGGACCGCTCGGCCGCCACGCTCATGCACACGAGCGAGTTCCCCGCGAGCACCGCGCCGATGAGCAGCACGCCCCCCAccagcgccgccgccgccccggggCCCCCGGCGCCGACGCCCGTGCCGGGCGCGCGCTCCGCCAGCAGCCCGTCCGCGTCTGCGGCGCTGCGGTTCCCCATGGCGCCCGGCCGGCGCGCCCCGCCGGGCGCTCAGCACCACGGACAGTCCCGGCCGCGCTGGGGCCCCGCCCCTAGGCCCGCCCAGCCCGGCCTTAGTCCCGCCCCGGCCGCCCGGTTCCGCGGACCCCAGGGCGCTCCAAGCTGCACCCAGTTTTGGCCCATCTTGGACTTCGCCCCT includes:
- the DRD4 gene encoding D(4) dopamine receptor, which produces MGNRSAADADGLLAERAPGTGVGAGGPGAAAALVGGVLLIGAVLAGNSLVCMSVAAERSLQTPTNYFIVSLAAADLLLALLVLPLFVYSEVQGGVWLLSPGLCDALMAMDVMLCTASIFNLCAISVDRFVAVAVPLRYNRQSRGGRQLLLIGATWLLSAAVAAPVLCGLNDARGRDPSVCRLEDRDYVVYSSVCSFFLPCPLMLLLYWATFRGLRRWEAARRAKLHGRAPRRPSGPGPPAPDASPAAAAAPGPTPDAAPAPDAVAPPDAVAAEPSPQARRRRRAKITGRERKAMRVLPVVVGAFLLCWTPFFVVHITRALCPACAVSPRLVSAVTWLGYVNSALNPVIYTVFNAEFRTVFRKALRLCC